The sequence GTATGCTCGCTGCCCGGTGGTTGGACCCGCAACGCCCCTCACGCTGCGACCGTCAGATGCAACACCGCTCTCCCTTCCCCGACCCGCTCCCCGACCCCTGCCGTGCTTCCGCGCCGGTGGGAGTGCTGGTGATCTCGCCCATTCGCCTGTTGCGCGATGGGATCGTGGAGCTGCTCGCGCGCCGGCCGTCGGCGCCGCTGCTGCAGGTGGCCGCCACGGGTGACCAGGCGTTAGGCGCGCTGGACGATGGCGTGGCCTACGTGGCACTGCTCGACGCCGGGATGGTCGACGCTCACGCGCTCGCGCGGCGCCTGGAGCGGCATTCAGCGGTGCGGGCCGTGATTGCGATCGCCGTTTCGCCTGACGACGTGGCGTCGCAGGTGACGCTCGCCGAGTGCGGGGTGCGCGGCTATGTGTCGCACGACGGGTCGATGGAGGAGCTGCTGGCTGCCACTGACGCGGCGCTGCGCGGCGAGTTGCACTGTCCGCCGAGGCTCGCCGCGGCGCTGGCGCGGCGCCTGGCCACCGTGCGCGCCGGCCAGGCGGAGGGCGTGGGCGCGCTGAGCCATCGCGAGCGCGAGATCGTGCAGCTGGTCGACTCCGGGATGTCGAACAAGGAGATCGCCAGCCGCCTGCACATCGAGATGGCGACGGTGAAGAACCACATGCATCACATCCTGCACAAGCTCGGCGTACACCGGCGTGGCGAGGCGGCGGCGGCGTTGCGGCGGTGGAAGACCGCCTGAACCGCAGCGACCGCCGGATGGACGGGGTGCTGAACCCCTAACCATCCCAAGGATTCATGCGGCGCGCTCCCGGGGCGCGTAACCGTTGCCTGTTCACACCCCCCATGTGGGATGGCCACAGGCACCGTCGTGCTGCACCCTGCTCCGCCGCTGCTGCGGGACCTCGTGTACCGCCTCCTCGAGCCTGGCTACGAGGTGGTGGACATCGCCGAGTGGCGTGCCCGTCAGGCGCAACGTCCCGGGGCGGCTGCCCCAATCGCCGACGACGTTCATCTCGTGGTCGCGCCTTCCGGCGCGCGCCCTGAGGATGCGGCGTTGCTCGCCCGGTCCACGAGCTTTCCCACTGTCATCATTCTCGGTGGCAATGGGCGCTGGGGGGTGCGGGTCGAGGGCGGTGCGGTGCAGCGCGTGCTCGTCGAGGTCACGCCGGAGGCGTTGCGCGGGCTGGTGCGGGGGTGATTGCAAACTCTTAGGACAACCAGAACCGCGACGAATGCCAGGATTGCTGCGAATCATCGTCGAATGGCTTTCTAGCTGGAC is a genomic window of Gemmatimonadaceae bacterium containing:
- a CDS encoding response regulator transcription factor, with amino-acid sequence MQHRSPFPDPLPDPCRASAPVGVLVISPIRLLRDGIVELLARRPSAPLLQVAATGDQALGALDDGVAYVALLDAGMVDAHALARRLERHSAVRAVIAIAVSPDDVASQVTLAECGVRGYVSHDGSMEELLAATDAALRGELHCPPRLAAALARRLATVRAGQAEGVGALSHREREIVQLVDSGMSNKEIASRLHIEMATVKNHMHHILHKLGVHRRGEAAAALRRWKTA